From a single Cyclobacterium marinum DSM 745 genomic region:
- a CDS encoding sugar phosphate isomerase/epimerase family protein has protein sequence MTIKFYAPLWGNNLAFESFCKQVKEAGYQGVEMDLPQETKQKDLLLAILKDHDLELVGQYYQSFETDPKANLNSYEKYLRHLIAANPVLINCQTGKDYFALEENLPLFQVAERLSKDSGIPITHETHRGKCLYAAPVAKQYFESLPNLRICLNISHWCNVHESLLEDQKEIVDLAISRTDHIHSRVGHAEGPQVNDPRAPEWETALDAHLNWWGKVIELHRNSDRDLTICTEFGPYPYMPTFPYSEKPLANQWEINVYMMNLLKNRFHI, from the coding sequence ATGACAATTAAATTTTATGCCCCATTATGGGGGAATAACTTGGCTTTTGAAAGCTTCTGTAAGCAAGTGAAAGAAGCAGGATACCAGGGGGTAGAAATGGACCTTCCGCAGGAGACAAAACAGAAGGATCTTTTGCTGGCAATACTTAAGGACCATGATTTAGAATTGGTAGGACAATATTATCAATCCTTTGAAACAGACCCAAAAGCAAATTTGAATTCGTATGAAAAATATTTAAGACATTTGATTGCTGCTAACCCGGTATTGATCAATTGTCAAACGGGTAAAGATTATTTCGCCTTGGAGGAAAATTTACCTCTCTTTCAAGTGGCGGAAAGACTTTCTAAAGATTCAGGGATTCCCATTACCCATGAAACCCACCGAGGGAAGTGTTTGTATGCAGCCCCTGTCGCCAAACAGTATTTTGAAAGCCTTCCGAATCTACGCATTTGCTTGAACATCTCCCATTGGTGCAATGTCCATGAATCATTACTAGAAGACCAGAAAGAAATTGTTGATCTAGCCATATCTAGAACAGATCATATTCACAGCAGAGTAGGACATGCAGAAGGGCCTCAGGTAAATGATCCTAGAGCTCCGGAATGGGAAACAGCACTAGATGCTCATTTGAATTGGTGGGGAAAAGTAATTGAACTGCACAGGAATAGTGATAGGGATTTAACCATCTGTACTGAATTTGGTCCTTACCCTTATATGCCCACATTCCCTTATTCGGAAAAACCTCTGGCCAATCAATGGGAAATCAATGTTTATATGATGAATTTGTTAAAAAACAGGTTTCATATTTAA